Proteins encoded by one window of Zerene cesonia ecotype Mississippi chromosome 8, Zerene_cesonia_1.1, whole genome shotgun sequence:
- the LOC119828658 gene encoding homeobox protein prospero-like — protein MMSSEEEADSHAPYSDKLLKKQKRVRQRVDAGEPRNSYSTLATNGPAPARAAHMSGGLYGAIFEGRQHFGLFGPCYAPAEMLNELLGRAPKQEDNSDEASGGDMLRDRVLRDILQSRKKELMRLSPDNNNVLANNNNDEPKEEKHSPERPISRDSRPDLDDALLTLDSACDSRTSPPPAPPPSEQLLAPKSEPEDRDSDAQRSSPRPQDVKRARVENIVSTMRSSPAPQQPQVNGCKKRKLYHPQQHDGAAERYGASHGSSAQTVSDDSEDDGERPPIQQKLVEKNALKSQLRTMQEQLAEMQEKYLQLCNRMGQESETIDNDGASSDVEQTDDTVPKSEPASPVKEVPPPIPNTAAPNMLSQVMSKMISAKIQAHNAAHPHLPPGFNGTLPMIPHLPHADHMHPQHTHQHLNNAAAMYLNVSQKLFLEQEARMKEASEHQQNNQQQRPQSNQHSPQQRQMGQTPKAPLPSELAERLDALRSNTGSVGPITGADLESLADVLKSEITASLASLIDSIVTRFVHQRRIMGKQSEAAAAAAEQLNKDLMRATRMIDRKSPPPKAPERQPGQMSGNAPVHHPGAPNGVPFMTNNPLFMSHMNGPRAPGGAAFPLHPEAGGPGHGAHMRPPTGLFQTPQKPMPSHFGPMNGHFDRDQSMDSIEPLSLVVTPKKKRHKVTDTRITPRTVSRILGEGVGQSPESKFPESPSPRPFPGGMALPTSVAIPNPSLHESQVFSPYSPFFGAGGGLARSPPAPERDSPPLPNAPAMLHPVLLAAAHHGSPDYLRPHHPHVPHHGAGPHHPHMDTQDPHSDCNSTDLPYDGVQPTSSTLTPMHLRKAKLMFFWVRYPSSAVLKMYFPDIKFNKNNTAQLVKWFSNFR, from the exons ATGATGTCATCGGAGGAGGAGGCGGACTCACACGCGCCCTACTCGGATAAGCTCCTAAAGAAACAGAAACGCGTCAGACAGCGCGTGGACGCCGGTGAGCCACGCAATTCTTATTCAACTCTCGCGACGAACGGACCCGCGCCCGCGCGCGCCGCACACATGAGTGGGGGACTTTACGGCGCCATCTTCGAGGGTCGCCAACACTTCGGCCTCTTCGGTCCTTGCTACGCGCCCGCAGAAATGCTCAACGAACTGTTGGGCCGCGCACCCAAGCAGGAGGACAACAGCGATGAGGCGAGCGGTGGCGACATGCTTCGCGATCGCGTACTCAGAGACATTCTACAGAGCCGCAAGAAGGAACTCATGCGACTTTCCCCGGACAATAATAACGTACTTGccaataataacaatgatgaACCCAAGGAGGAGAAGCATTCGCCCGAACGGCCGATATCTCGCGACTCGCGCCCGGATCTTGACGACGCTCTCTTGACACTCGATAGCGCTTGTGATTCACGCACTTCACCACCGCCTGCACCTCCACCTTCAGAACAGCTCCTTGCACCCAAGTCGGAACCTGAGGACCGCGATAGTGACGCACAAAGGTCCTCCCCACGACCTCAGGATGTGAAACGTGCTCGTGTAGAAAATATAGTGTCAACGATGCGTTCTAGTCCTGCACCGCAACAACCTCAAGTGAATGGCTGCAAGAAACGGAAATTGTATCACCCGCAACAACACGACGGTGCGGCAGAGAGATACGGTGCCAGCCACGGCAGCAGTGCTCAAACAGTGTCGGATGATTCTGAAGATGATGGTGAGCGACCTCcaattcaacaaaaattagtagaaaaaaatgctttaaaatccCAATTAAGAACTATGCAAGAACAGTTAGCTGAGATgcaagaaaaatatttgcaactTTGTAATCGCATGGGTCAAGAATCTGAAACTATCGATAACGACGGTGCTTCTAGTGATGTAGAACAAACTGATGATACGGTTCCAAAGTCTGAACCGGCATCGCCTGTTAAGGAGGTCCCACCACCGATACCTAACACGGCGGCACCGAACATGCTTTCACAAGTGATGAGTAAGATGATATCTGCGAAAATACAAGCTCATAATGCCGCCCATCCACATTTACCACCAGGCTTTAACGGTACTCTTCCAATGATACCGCATCTACCACACGCTGATCACATGCATCCACAACATACGCATCAGCATCTTAACAACGCAGCCGCTATGTACCTCAATGTAAGCCAGAAGTTATTCTTAGAACAGGAAGCACGCATGAAAGAAGCGAGTGAACATCAACAAAACAATCAACAACAGAGGCCACAATCCAATCAACATTCACCTCAGCAACGACAAATGGGCCAAACACCTAAAGCGCCCTTACCATCAGAGCTTGCAGAGCGTTTAGATGCACTCCGTAGCAACACAGGTTCCGTTGGTCCTATAACGGGGGCTGATCTCGAAAGCCTGGCTGACGTTCTCAAGAGTGAAATAACAGCTTCATTAGCCAGCCTTATTGATTCTATTGTGACGCGTTTCGTGCATCAGCGACGTATTATGGGCAAGCAATCAGAAGCGGCTGCAGCAGCTGCTGAGCAATTAAACAAAGATTTGATGCGAGCTACGCGGATGATCGATAGAAAATCCCCGCCTCCTAAGGCTCCAGAGAGACAACCCGGACAAATGTCAGGTAATGCACCCGTCCATCACCCGGGTGCGCCGAATGGCGTACCGTTTATGACAAATAATCCATTATTTATGAGCCATATGAACGGCCCCCGTGCGCCAGGCGGCGCGGCGTTCCCGCTGCACCCCGAGGCGGGCGGGCCCGGCCACGGCGCTCACATGCGACCTCCAACAGGCCTGTTCCAGACGCCGCAGAAGCCAATGCCGTCACACTTTGGCCCGATGAACGGACACTTCGACAGGGATCAAAGCATGGACTCTATCGAACCCTTAAGTCTGGTCGTCACGCCCAAGAAAAAACGGCATAAGGTCACTGACACGCGAATCACGCCGCGCACCGTCAGTAGAATCCTAGGAGAGGGCGTCGGACAATCACCTGAAAGTAAATTCCCCGAATCACCGTCTCCACGGCCGTTCCCAGGAGGGATGGCGTTACCCACATCGGTGGCGATACCGAATCCGTCACTGCATGAGAGCCAAGTGTTCTCACCGTACTCGCCATTTTTTGGGGCGGGTGGTGGGCTAGCTCGATCACCACCAGCGCCAGAGCGGGACTCGCCGCCGCTGCCGAACGCGCCGGCGATGCTGCACCCGGTGCTGCTGGCTGCGGCGCACCACGGCTCGCCGGACTACCTGCGCCCGCATCATCCCCACGTGCCGCACCACGGCGCCGGCCCGCACCATCCGCACATGGACACGCAGGATCCGCACTCCGACTGCAACTCCACTGACCTGCCTTACGACGGAGTTCAGCCTACT TCTTCAACATTAACGCCGATGCACCTCCGCAAGGCCAAGCTGATGTTCTTCTGGGTGCGGTACCCGAGCTCGGCTGTCCTCAAAATGTACTTCCCTGACATCAAGttcaacaaaaacaacacTGCACAGCTCGTTAAGTGGTTCTCAAACTTCAGGTGA